A window of the Emys orbicularis isolate rEmyOrb1 chromosome 1, rEmyOrb1.hap1, whole genome shotgun sequence genome harbors these coding sequences:
- the LOC135895287 gene encoding olfactory receptor 52R1-like, translated as MQETPFCLRVEHLLPYSMSDSNTTAFKNPSTFILLGIPGLEAAHVWISIPFCTMYIIAILGNFTILFIIKTEPSLHGPVYYFLSMLAVTDLVLTTSTLPKSLSIFWFNSREIDFSACFTQMYFIYCFLEMESGILVAMALDRYVAICDPLRYSAILTNPVVAKIGLAVLLRGCAVVLPIPILARQWPYCRSNIIPQPYCMHIAMLNLACADTRVSSYYGLFVLFCVMGLDVILIAVSYTQILRAIFRLPTKDARLKTFGTCSSHLFVILAFYISGLLSSLMYRFGQNVPGHFHVLIANVYRLMPPMLNPIIYGVRIKEIRDRLLQLFTHEGT; from the exons ATGCAGGAGACACCGTTCTGTCTCAGAGTTGAacaccttctcccctactccatgtcagattccaacacaactgCTTTCAAGAACCCCTcaaccttcatcctgctgggcattcctgggctggaggcagcccacgtctggatctccatccccttctgcaccatgtacatcatagccatcttggggaacttcaccatcctgttcatcaTTAAGACGGAGCCAAGCCTCCATGGGCCCGTGTACTATTTTCTCTCCATGCTGGCTGTCACTGACCTGGTCCTGACTACATCTACCCTGCCCAAATCGCTGAGTATCTtttggttcaattccagggagattgatttcagtgcctgcttcacccagatgtacttcatttACTGCTTCTTAGAGATGGAGTCTGGGATCCTCGTAGCCATGGCTTTggatcgctacgtggccatctgcgaCCCCCTGAGATATTCCGCCATCCTGACAAACCCAGTTGTGGCCAAGATCGGCCTGGCTGTGTTGCTGCGCGGCTGCGCGGTTGTACTGCCCATTCCCATCTTGGCAAGGCAATGGCCATATTGCCGAAGCAACATCATCCCCCAGCCATACTGCATGCATATAGCCATGCTGAATCTGGCCTGCGCCGACACCCGCGTCAGTAGTTACTACGGCCTCTTTGTGCTATTCTGTGTGATGGGTCTGGATGTGATTTTGATCGCCGTGTCCTatacccagatcctcagggccatcttcagactccccacaaaggacgcccggct taagacttttgggacctgcagctcccacctcttTGTCATTTTAGCCTTTTATATATCAGGTCTCTTGTCCTCCCTCATGTACCGGTTTGGCCAGAATGTGCCTGGGCATTTCCATGTTCTCATTGCCAACGTGTACCGCTTGATGCCCCCCATGCTAAATCCCATCATCTATGGGGTGAGGATCAAAGAGATCCGGGACAGGCTCCTCCAGCTCTTTACTCATGAAGGGACCTAA